A genome region from Pseudomonas helmanticensis includes the following:
- a CDS encoding TolC family outer membrane protein translates to MFGCMNKLSMLTAALALLAGNSALAAMGPFDIYEQALRNDPVFLGAIKERDAGLENRAIGRAGLLPKIGYNYNKGRNTSKATSLDERARNRTDERNYSSYGSTLTVQQPLLDYEAYAAYRKGVAQSLFADANFRGKSQELLVRVLDNYTKALFAQDQIDIAQAKKKAYEQQFQQNEHMFKQGEGTRTDILEAESRYELATAEEIEARNEQDAALRELGALVGLPAVDITDLAPLDQDFQTFTLQPANYDTWHELAISNNPNLASQRQAVEVARYEVERNRAGHLPKVNAYASARQNESESGNTYNQRYDTNTIGIEINVPLYAGGGVSASTRQASRTMEQAEYELDGKTRETLIELRRQFSACLSGVNKLRAYQKALTSAEALVVSTKQSILGGERTNLDALNAEQQLFTTRRDLAQARYDYLMAWTKLHYYAGTLSEQDLARVDEAFGQVPKTQ, encoded by the coding sequence ATGTTCGGCTGTATGAATAAGCTTTCCATGCTTACGGCGGCGCTTGCGCTGCTGGCGGGCAACAGTGCACTGGCGGCCATGGGGCCGTTCGATATCTACGAACAAGCGTTGCGCAATGACCCGGTGTTCCTCGGGGCGATCAAGGAGCGTGACGCCGGCCTGGAAAACCGCGCGATTGGCCGCGCCGGGCTGTTGCCGAAAATCGGTTACAACTACAACAAGGGCCGTAACACGTCGAAAGCCACGTCCCTTGATGAGCGTGCACGCAATCGTACCGATGAACGTAACTACAGCAGTTACGGCTCGACCCTGACCGTGCAGCAACCGCTGCTCGACTACGAAGCCTACGCGGCGTATCGCAAGGGTGTGGCGCAGTCGCTGTTTGCCGACGCGAACTTCCGTGGCAAGAGCCAGGAGTTGTTGGTCCGCGTGCTGGACAACTACACCAAGGCCTTGTTTGCGCAGGATCAGATCGACATCGCTCAGGCGAAGAAGAAGGCCTACGAGCAGCAGTTCCAGCAGAACGAACACATGTTCAAGCAGGGCGAGGGCACCCGCACCGACATTCTCGAAGCCGAGTCGCGCTATGAACTGGCGACCGCCGAGGAGATCGAGGCGCGCAACGAGCAAGACGCCGCATTACGTGAACTGGGCGCGCTGGTCGGTCTGCCGGCGGTGGACATCACGGATCTGGCGCCGCTGGATCAGGATTTCCAGACGTTCACCCTGCAACCGGCCAATTACGACACCTGGCACGAACTGGCGATCAGCAACAACCCCAACCTCGCGTCGCAGCGTCAGGCTGTGGAAGTGGCGCGTTACGAGGTTGAGCGCAATCGAGCCGGGCACCTGCCGAAGGTCAATGCTTACGCGTCGGCGCGGCAGAACGAGTCGGAAAGCGGCAACACCTATAACCAGCGTTATGACACCAACACCATCGGCATTGAAATCAACGTGCCGCTGTATGCCGGTGGTGGGGTTTCGGCCTCGACGCGTCAGGCCAGCCGCACCATGGAGCAGGCCGAGTACGAACTCGACGGCAAGACTCGCGAGACCTTGATCGAACTGCGTCGGCAGTTCAGTGCCTGCCTGTCGGGGGTCAATAAACTGCGCGCTTACCAGAAAGCGCTGACCTCGGCCGAAGCGCTGGTGGTGTCGACCAAGCAGAGCATTCTTGGCGGCGAGCGGACCAACCTCGATGCGCTGAACGCCGAGCAACAGCTGTTCACTACCCGCCGCGATCTGGCGCAGGCGCGGTACGACTATTTGATGGCCTGGACGAAATTGCATTACTACGCCGGAACCTTGAGCGAACAGGACCTTGCCCGAGTGGACGAAGCGTTTGGCCAGGTGCCGAAAACCCAATGA
- a CDS encoding polyurethane esterase yields MGLLDYKNADGKALYSDAIALTLYAYTPTGQPLPATGWAPVAATALAYQGKVGPQGTFFGEKDGFTSAEAEVLGKYDAAGKLIGIGVAFRGTGGLSYSDTFGDMKNNLLAAIGPSDYASDYAKNAFDNLLKAVAAFAIANGIAAKDVLISGHSLGGLGVNSVAELSGSNWGGFFKDANYIAFASPTQSSTGNNVLNIGYENDPVFRVLDGTTFSTASMGKHDKPHDSTTDNIVNFNDNYASTAQNLVPFSIVNPLSWSAHGSLGYADGLNRVIDSKFYNLTGKDSTIIVSNLEASSRGKTWVEDLGRSGEPHTGSTFIIGTDSNDWLKGGAGNDFLEGRAGDDRFRDDGGFNILLGGQGHNTFELQKPLQNFSFANDGDGTLYVRDAYGGISMTRDIGALVSKESGSWWGSKEITWGVTAKGLTNGNELTQYNHSLSGDGYGNALHATADGDWLFGLGGDDKLISDKGHVTFVGGAGNDVMTAIGGNNTFLFSGAFGFDAINGYQGSDKLVFMGVEGAGQGYDYKQHVAQTGGDTVLKIGDYAVTLIGVGVANLSDSSFVFA; encoded by the coding sequence ATGGGATTGTTAGATTACAAAAATGCCGATGGCAAAGCGTTGTACAGCGACGCCATCGCACTGACGCTGTATGCCTACACGCCAACCGGCCAGCCTTTGCCGGCCACGGGCTGGGCACCGGTGGCTGCGACCGCGCTGGCTTACCAAGGCAAGGTCGGGCCGCAGGGCACGTTCTTCGGTGAGAAGGACGGCTTCACCAGCGCCGAAGCCGAGGTGCTGGGCAAATACGACGCTGCCGGCAAGTTGATCGGCATTGGCGTGGCCTTTCGTGGCACCGGTGGGCTGAGTTACAGCGATACCTTTGGCGACATGAAAAACAACTTGCTGGCGGCGATCGGGCCGTCGGATTACGCCAGTGACTACGCGAAAAACGCCTTCGACAATCTGCTCAAGGCAGTCGCCGCGTTTGCCATCGCCAACGGCATCGCCGCCAAGGACGTGTTGATCAGCGGCCACAGCCTCGGCGGGCTCGGGGTCAACAGCGTGGCCGAACTGAGTGGCAGCAACTGGGGTGGTTTCTTCAAGGACGCCAACTACATCGCGTTCGCTTCGCCAACCCAGAGCAGCACCGGCAACAACGTGCTGAACATCGGTTACGAGAACGACCCGGTGTTTCGCGTGCTCGATGGCACCACGTTCAGCACCGCGTCGATGGGCAAGCACGACAAGCCGCATGATTCGACTACCGACAACATCGTCAACTTCAACGACAATTACGCGTCCACCGCACAGAACCTCGTGCCGTTCAGCATCGTCAATCCGCTGAGCTGGTCGGCGCACGGCTCGCTGGGCTATGCCGATGGCCTGAATCGGGTGATCGATTCGAAGTTCTACAACCTCACCGGCAAGGACTCGACGATCATCGTCTCCAACCTGGAAGCGTCGTCCCGTGGCAAGACCTGGGTCGAGGATCTCGGCCGCAGTGGCGAGCCGCACACCGGCAGCACCTTCATCATCGGCACCGACAGCAACGATTGGCTCAAGGGTGGCGCGGGCAACGACTTCCTTGAAGGTCGCGCGGGCGATGACCGTTTCCGCGATGACGGCGGTTTCAACATCCTCCTCGGTGGCCAGGGCCACAACACCTTCGAGCTGCAGAAGCCATTGCAGAACTTTAGCTTCGCCAATGACGGCGACGGCACGCTGTATGTGCGCGACGCCTACGGCGGCATCAGCATGACCCGCGACATCGGTGCGCTGGTGAGCAAGGAGTCGGGTTCGTGGTGGGGCAGCAAGGAAATCACCTGGGGTGTGACGGCCAAAGGGCTGACCAATGGCAACGAGCTGACGCAGTACAACCATTCGCTGAGCGGTGATGGCTACGGCAACGCGTTGCATGCGACGGCTGATGGCGACTGGCTGTTCGGTCTCGGTGGCGATGACAAGCTGATCAGCGACAAGGGCCACGTGACCTTCGTTGGCGGCGCCGGTAACGACGTGATGACGGCGATTGGTGGCAACAACACGTTCCTGTTCAGCGGCGCGTTTGGCTTCGATGCGATCAATGGCTATCAGGGCAGCGACAAGCTGGTGTTCATGGGCGTCGAAGGCGCGGGGCAGGGCTACGACTACAAGCAGCATGTGGCGCAGACCGGCGGCGATACCGTGCTGAAGATTGGCGACTATGCCGTGACCCTGATCGGGGTGGGAGTGGCTAACCTGTCGGATTCATCGTTCGTTTTCGCCTAA
- a CDS encoding autotransporter serine protease — protein MNNNNTPAQTGGRFALKTLTFAVLCAIGTAHAAGYVENGRNGDPSSWRSNEFQADWGLGAIGADHAYAAGYTGKGVKLGIFDQPVYAAHPEFSGSNKVITLVTSGIREYTDPYIPVKAGDAFRYDGSPSVGSDGKLGAHGTHVGGIAAGSRDGGPMHGVAFGAQIISADNGDPGPEDGIVRGNDGAVYKAGWDALIASGARIINNSWGIGITDRFDLGGRDPAYPHFTVNDAQLQFNEIRTLLGTKPGGAYDGAIAAARSGIVTIFAAGNDYNLNNPDAIAGLGYFVPEIAPNWITVAALQKNPDLASANPYIMSTFSSRCGYTASFCVSAPGTKIFSSIIEGTNADNLTTGYKNYNGTSMAAPHVAGSMAVLMERFPYMTGDQVATVLRTTATDLGAPGIDALYGWGMINLRKGIDGPAMFVTEKDIPEEFRIQGAYGSGQFVADLPGIGAIIDQGKPTERVCNDITCGLDTWRNDISGHGGLTKQGIGTLVMTGNNSYNGPTLVNQGRLAINGSLTSAVTVNDSGILGGNGRIGALSVKSGGTVAPGNSIGTLNVAGDVTFEPGSTYAVEVSPTASDKIVAGGKAVIDGATVSLSLENSPTLLTTTEVKSLLGTQFNILQAAGGIDGQFGQVLPNYAFLGGTLAYSASGVQLEVGRNGASFASVGLTPNQRAVGAAAERLGAGNALFETLLLSPNAATAQQAFQQLSGEIHPAIGTLLINDSRYLREAVGERLRERDLFNADAPTDDRSNAWVKVLGSWGTSDGGNKYADSTSSIGGLLAGVDGLIAEDTRLGFVTGYSDSSLSMGSGTHSSASVDSYHLGAYLGHQIDALRLTVGGAYSWHRIDAKRDLQFADVSGKQKTKRDATTAQLFTEAAYDLGLQPMNLEPFANLSYVHLNTESFTEKGDAAALKGGEDNRDVLLSTLGVRAKRSFALSDQHQLELGASLGWQHNLSDVDADSHLAFANGNSAFTVQSVSMDRDAAVVGVRAGLALNRDVRVNLDYNGLIGSNEKDHGVGLTLDWQF, from the coding sequence ATGAATAACAACAATACCCCCGCGCAAACGGGTGGCCGTTTTGCCCTCAAAACCCTGACGTTCGCCGTACTGTGCGCTATCGGCACGGCACATGCCGCTGGCTATGTGGAAAACGGGCGCAACGGTGATCCTTCAAGTTGGCGCAGCAACGAGTTTCAGGCCGATTGGGGCCTGGGCGCCATCGGTGCCGATCACGCCTACGCGGCGGGCTACACCGGCAAGGGCGTGAAACTGGGCATCTTCGATCAGCCGGTGTATGCCGCGCACCCGGAGTTTTCCGGCAGCAATAAAGTCATCACCCTGGTCACCAGCGGTATCCGCGAATACACCGACCCGTACATTCCGGTGAAGGCCGGCGACGCCTTCCGTTATGACGGCTCGCCCTCGGTCGGCTCCGACGGCAAGCTCGGCGCCCACGGTACTCACGTCGGTGGCATCGCCGCCGGCAGTCGCGATGGTGGGCCGATGCATGGCGTCGCGTTCGGTGCGCAGATCATCAGCGCCGACAACGGTGATCCGGGCCCGGAGGACGGCATCGTGCGCGGTAACGATGGCGCGGTGTACAAGGCCGGTTGGGATGCGCTGATTGCCAGTGGCGCACGGATCATCAACAACAGCTGGGGCATCGGCATCACTGACCGCTTCGACCTCGGCGGCCGCGATCCGGCTTACCCGCATTTCACTGTCAACGACGCCCAATTGCAGTTCAACGAAATCCGCACCTTGCTCGGGACCAAACCCGGCGGCGCTTATGACGGCGCTATCGCCGCCGCTCGCAGCGGTATCGTGACAATCTTCGCCGCCGGCAACGACTACAACCTCAATAACCCGGATGCCATCGCCGGCCTCGGCTACTTTGTGCCTGAGATCGCGCCGAACTGGATCACCGTCGCCGCGTTGCAGAAGAACCCGGATCTGGCCAGCGCCAACCCGTACATCATGAGCACGTTCTCCTCGCGATGCGGTTACACCGCGAGCTTCTGCGTCTCGGCGCCGGGAACGAAAATCTTCAGCTCGATCATCGAAGGCACCAACGCCGATAACCTGACCACCGGCTACAAAAATTACAACGGCACCTCGATGGCCGCGCCACACGTCGCTGGCTCCATGGCGGTGTTGATGGAACGCTTCCCATACATGACCGGCGATCAGGTCGCCACGGTGTTGCGTACCACCGCCACCGACCTCGGCGCACCGGGCATCGACGCCTTGTACGGCTGGGGCATGATCAACCTGCGCAAGGGCATCGATGGCCCGGCGATGTTTGTCACCGAGAAGGACATTCCCGAGGAATTCCGCATTCAGGGCGCCTACGGTTCCGGCCAGTTTGTTGCTGATTTGCCCGGCATTGGCGCGATCATCGATCAAGGCAAACCGACCGAGCGCGTGTGCAATGACATCACCTGCGGCCTCGACACCTGGCGCAACGACATCTCCGGCCATGGCGGTTTGACCAAGCAAGGCATCGGCACGCTGGTGATGACCGGCAACAACAGCTACAACGGCCCGACGCTGGTCAATCAGGGTCGCCTGGCAATCAACGGTTCGCTGACCTCGGCGGTCACGGTCAATGACAGCGGCATCCTCGGCGGTAATGGCCGCATCGGCGCGTTGTCGGTAAAAAGCGGCGGTACGGTTGCGCCGGGCAATTCCATTGGCACGTTGAATGTTGCCGGGGATGTGACCTTCGAACCGGGTTCGACCTACGCGGTAGAAGTCTCGCCAACCGCCAGCGACAAGATTGTCGCCGGTGGCAAAGCGGTGATTGACGGTGCCACGGTCAGTCTGTCGCTGGAAAACAGCCCGACGCTGCTGACCACCACCGAAGTGAAAAGCCTGCTCGGTACGCAGTTCAATATCCTGCAAGCGGCAGGCGGTATCGACGGCCAATTCGGTCAGGTGCTGCCCAATTACGCGTTCCTTGGCGGCACCCTGGCGTACTCGGCCAGTGGTGTGCAATTGGAGGTCGGGCGCAACGGTGCATCGTTCGCCAGTGTCGGTCTGACGCCTAACCAGCGTGCGGTCGGTGCGGCTGCCGAGCGTCTCGGCGCGGGCAATGCGTTGTTCGAAACCCTGCTGCTGTCGCCCAATGCGGCCACGGCGCAACAAGCCTTCCAGCAGTTGTCCGGTGAGATTCATCCGGCGATCGGCACGCTGTTGATCAACGACAGTCGTTACCTGCGTGAGGCAGTCGGCGAACGTCTGCGCGAGCGTGATCTGTTCAACGCCGATGCACCGACTGACGATCGCAGCAATGCCTGGGTCAAGGTATTGGGTTCGTGGGGCACCAGCGATGGCGGCAATAAATACGCCGATTCGACCAGCTCCATCGGTGGTTTGCTGGCCGGTGTCGATGGCTTGATTGCTGAAGATACCCGGCTGGGTTTCGTTACTGGTTATAGCGACAGTTCGTTGAGCATGGGCAGCGGCACGCATTCGTCGGCCTCGGTTGATAGCTACCACTTGGGTGCGTATCTGGGACATCAGATCGATGCCCTGCGCCTGACCGTTGGCGGCGCTTATAGCTGGCACCGCATCGACGCGAAACGTGATCTGCAATTCGCCGACGTCAGCGGCAAGCAGAAGACCAAACGCGACGCCACCACCGCGCAATTGTTCACCGAAGCCGCTTACGATCTGGGCTTGCAACCGATGAACCTTGAGCCGTTCGCCAACCTGTCCTACGTGCACCTGAACACCGAGAGCTTCACCGAAAAAGGTGATGCCGCCGCGCTGAAAGGTGGCGAAGACAACCGCGATGTGCTGTTGTCGACACTCGGCGTACGCGCCAAGCGCAGTTTTGCCCTGTCGGACCAGCATCAACTGGAGCTGGGTGCGAGCCTGGGCTGGCAGCACAACCTGAGCGATGTCGACGCTGACAGTCATCTGGCGTTTGCCAATGGCAACAGCGCGTTCACCGTGCAGAGCGTGTCGATGGATCGCGACGCCGCCGTGGTCGGCGTGCGCGCAGGTCTGGCGCTCAACCGCGATGTGCGGGTCAACCTTGATTACAACGGGCTGATCGGCTCGAACGAGAAGGACCACGGTGTGGGCCTGACGCTCGACTGGCAGTTCTAG
- a CDS encoding autotransporter serine protease: MDVRIKPISVGTLLLVISTTQVQAQYLETGKPGDPGSWRSAEFLRDWGLGRMQADQAYAAGITGKGVKIGALDSGFDAAHPEFAADRYHPVLAKGTYVDGSLFNVDGTLNPNNDSHGTHVVGTMGASRDGSGMHGVAYNAQIYVGNTNKNDSFLFGPKPDPRYFKAVYNALADAGVRAINNSWGSQPPDVSYRTLADLHAAYAQHWNQGTWLDAAAEVSSQRGVINVFSAGNSGYPNASVRSALPYFQPDLEGHWLAVSGLDQSNQQKYNQCGIAKYWCITTPGAKIDSTIPGGGYSVKSGTSMSAPHATGALALVMERYPYMNNQQALETLLTTATQLDGSVTDAPNGQVGWGVANLNRAMRGPGQLLGAFDANLPAGQSDVWSNDISDKALIQRQREDLAEHSAWQQTLLANGWQNGIPASASQQDQTDYAVGMARDAAAATRVYQGSLIKSGDGQLLLTGENSYRGPTTVNGGLLTVNGSLASAVTVNDSGTLGGSGRIGALLANSGARVAPGNSIGTLNVAGDVTFAPGSTYAVELSPTSSDRIVAGGTATISGATVSLSLENSPTLLSTVEVQSLLGHQYDILQAAGGIQGRFGAVLPNYLFIGGSLDYAANGIQLNIKRNTRSFASVGLTPNQRSAGAAVESLGAGNSVYESLLLSPSATSARQAFQQLSGEIYPAMGTMLINDSRQLRDAVGERLHDANAAQNNGWIKALGAWGTTDSGHDTAGYSTSLGGLLAGVDGALDEQTRIGLVTGYSDSSLSMGSGTHSSAKVDSYHLGAYAGHESGAWRLSTGAAYSWHRADVKRDLQYGEVSAKQKAKVDAATTQVFGEAAYRLQLQPLALEPFANLAYVHVDTEGFTEKGDAAALKSSGDQRDAVLSTLGVRAVKTFNLSNRQSLDVSGHLGWQHSLSDIDAEQHLRFASGGTPYRVESSALVRDAALVGVQASLALSKDVRVNLDYNGQLANREKLHGVGLSLNWQF; the protein is encoded by the coding sequence ATGGACGTACGCATCAAGCCGATCTCGGTCGGTACCCTGCTGCTTGTGATTTCGACAACCCAGGTCCAGGCGCAATACCTGGAAACCGGCAAACCCGGCGATCCGGGCAGTTGGCGCAGCGCCGAATTCCTCCGTGACTGGGGCCTCGGTCGTATGCAGGCCGATCAGGCTTACGCGGCGGGCATCACCGGTAAAGGCGTGAAAATCGGCGCCCTCGACTCCGGATTCGATGCCGCCCATCCCGAGTTCGCGGCCGACCGCTATCACCCGGTATTGGCCAAGGGCACTTACGTCGATGGTTCGCTGTTCAACGTCGACGGCACGCTCAACCCCAACAACGATTCACACGGCACTCACGTGGTCGGCACCATGGGTGCATCGCGTGATGGCAGCGGTATGCACGGCGTCGCCTACAACGCGCAAATCTACGTCGGCAACACCAACAAGAACGACAGCTTCCTGTTCGGTCCCAAGCCCGATCCGCGCTATTTCAAAGCGGTCTACAACGCCTTGGCCGATGCCGGTGTACGTGCGATCAACAACAGCTGGGGCAGCCAGCCGCCGGACGTCAGCTATCGAACTCTCGCCGATCTGCATGCTGCCTACGCCCAGCACTGGAACCAGGGCACCTGGCTCGATGCCGCAGCCGAGGTGTCCTCGCAGCGCGGCGTGATCAATGTGTTCAGCGCCGGCAACAGTGGGTACCCGAACGCTAGCGTGCGCTCGGCGCTGCCGTATTTTCAGCCGGATCTCGAAGGGCATTGGCTCGCGGTGTCCGGGCTCGATCAAAGCAATCAGCAGAAGTACAACCAGTGTGGCATCGCCAAGTATTGGTGCATCACCACGCCGGGAGCGAAGATCGACAGCACCATCCCCGGCGGCGGTTACTCGGTCAAGTCCGGCACCTCGATGTCGGCACCGCACGCGACCGGCGCCTTGGCGCTGGTGATGGAACGCTACCCGTACATGAACAACCAGCAAGCGCTGGAAACCCTGCTGACCACCGCCACGCAACTGGATGGCTCGGTGACCGATGCGCCGAACGGGCAGGTCGGTTGGGGCGTGGCCAACCTCAATCGGGCGATGCGCGGGCCGGGGCAACTGCTCGGCGCGTTCGACGCCAATCTGCCGGCCGGGCAGAGCGATGTCTGGAGCAATGACATCTCCGACAAGGCGCTGATCCAGCGCCAGCGCGAAGACCTCGCCGAGCACAGCGCCTGGCAGCAAACCCTGCTGGCCAACGGTTGGCAAAACGGTATTCCGGCCAGCGCCAGCCAGCAGGATCAGACCGACTATGCGGTCGGCATGGCTCGTGATGCCGCGGCCGCCACGCGGGTTTATCAAGGCAGCCTGATCAAGTCCGGTGACGGCCAATTGTTGCTGACAGGGGAGAACAGCTATCGCGGCCCGACCACGGTCAATGGCGGTCTGCTGACGGTCAATGGTTCGCTGGCCTCGGCAGTGACCGTCAACGACAGCGGCACCCTCGGCGGCTCCGGGCGGATTGGCGCATTGCTCGCCAACAGCGGCGCGCGCGTGGCGCCGGGTAATTCCATCGGCACTTTGAATGTGGCCGGCGACGTGACCTTCGCGCCGGGTTCGACCTACGCGGTGGAACTGTCGCCGACCAGCAGCGACCGTATTGTCGCCGGCGGCACAGCGACCATCAGTGGCGCCACCGTAAGCCTGTCGCTGGAAAACAGCCCGACGCTGCTGAGCACCGTCGAAGTGCAAAGCCTGCTCGGTCACCAATACGACATCTTGCAAGCGGCCGGCGGGATTCAGGGCCGGTTCGGCGCCGTGCTGCCGAATTACCTGTTTATCGGCGGCAGCCTCGACTACGCCGCCAACGGTATTCAACTGAATATCAAGCGCAACACGAGGTCATTCGCCAGCGTTGGCCTGACGCCGAATCAACGCTCGGCAGGCGCGGCCGTCGAAAGCCTCGGTGCCGGCAATTCGGTCTATGAAAGCCTGTTGTTGTCGCCCTCAGCCACATCGGCACGACAAGCGTTCCAGCAACTGAGCGGTGAGATCTACCCGGCCATGGGGACGATGCTGATCAACGACAGTCGTCAGTTGCGTGATGCGGTCGGCGAGCGTCTGCACGATGCCAACGCTGCGCAAAACAACGGCTGGATCAAAGCCCTCGGCGCGTGGGGCACTACCGATTCGGGTCATGACACGGCGGGTTACAGCACTTCGCTCGGTGGCTTGCTGGCCGGTGTCGACGGCGCGCTCGATGAGCAGACACGCATCGGTCTGGTCACGGGTTACAGCGACAGCTCGTTGAGCATGGGGTCGGGCACGCACTCTTCGGCCAAGGTCGACAGCTACCACCTCGGTGCCTACGCCGGTCACGAAAGTGGTGCCTGGCGCTTGAGTACCGGCGCGGCCTACAGCTGGCATCGCGCGGATGTGAAACGCGATCTGCAATACGGCGAGGTCAGCGCCAAGCAGAAAGCCAAGGTCGATGCCGCGACCACGCAAGTGTTCGGTGAGGCGGCTTATCGACTGCAGCTGCAACCGTTGGCGCTGGAGCCGTTCGCCAATCTGGCCTATGTGCATGTCGACACAGAAGGGTTTACCGAGAAGGGCGACGCTGCCGCATTGAAAAGTTCTGGCGATCAACGCGACGCGGTGTTGAGCACCCTCGGCGTGCGTGCGGTCAAGACTTTCAATTTGTCGAACCGGCAGTCACTCGACGTCAGCGGCCACCTCGGCTGGCAGCACAGCTTGAGCGATATCGATGCCGAACAACACCTGCGCTTCGCCAGCGGCGGTACGCCGTACCGCGTCGAGAGTTCGGCACTGGTGCGCGACGCCGCGCTGGTTGGCGTACAAGCCAGCCTGGCCCTGAGCAAGGACGTACGGGTGAACCTCGATTACAACGGACAACTGGCCAATCGCGAGAAGCTGCATGGCGTCGGCTTGAGCCTGAACTGGCAGTTCTAA